The window GGACATGCATATGCATCATCGCAACCAaggcaagggcaagggccAACGAAACCTAGCAGGCAGCAGCGGCCAAAATTCCATCGAGttccaccgtcgacgagtcgTCGAGAACCGTGAGACTGGGTCGACTTTTAGCCGTGACCAGTCCGAGTCGATTCGACATTTGCTTGATCAGTCGCAAAATCAAAATCAATCCCAGCATTTTTGCTCATTTTCATTCGTGGCATTCGCTTGCTTTCCTGCTGTAGTGCGGTTGTAAGCAGAGTCTCCTTTCCAAGAGCGACAAGTCAAGTCCGCCATTCGTTGACGAGCGGCGGTCTCCGACCAAGTTACTCACTTCTTCTGGTCCTTTACGAACCCAGGAATCATTCCGACTAGCACCAATTTACGGGCATACCATACAAGACAAGGAGAGCAACAGGCTGTCTGTCTCTGGCCGCCTCGTTCTCTGTTACCGTTAACCGTTTGCCCATCCTCTCCAGGCATTCCATCTTTGGCTCTCCAGCCAGAATATCCGTTTGCATCTTGGGTTTCCAGGCATACCACACCCGCTGCAACCTGGATCGACTGTAGCCATCCACTGCCGTTCCCAATCCATCCCATCCATAGCAGCCAACGCAAGGCAACGGTGCCGACTGGACGCTGTCTCTCTTCCACGGCCCTGCCTCCCTTCCATTCGGATGCGTGGCACAAAGTTGAGGGGGTCGCGAAGGGCCAAAGAAATGGCCAAGGAGTCGGCGggtacgaggacgagcgtTCGTCTCACTCGCCTCCGGGCCAAGATCACGGGCGCACCGCCCATCATGTCGGGTCTCGACCATCGGGAGCGAGCGGTCGAACCGCTGCCCATGGACCCGCAGCCTTTGACGACCATGGCGATCCGGCGCCTGCTCCCCGTCGGCGACCCGCAGCGCCTCTCCCTCTTCAAGGTCGTCGGTCGCATCGCCAGGGAGAGAGCGATGGCGCGGCAGGTCGGCAGGAGGAGGAATggggcctcggccgccgccgcagccagGGCTCCGAGAGGCGTGGTGGACCACGGCGGCGCGACAATGGCGGCCATCGAAGTCGACACGAAAGACACCAAAGTCGAGGTGAAAGACCATGACAGAAACAGCTCAAAGGTTGAGGCCAGAAAAACCAAGGGTGGCGGCAGCGTGAATGCCAACGTCAACGTCGACGtgaaggacgacgacggctggtCCGAGGATGAAGGCAACGAAAAAGTCGACTGCTCCCTCGCCCGCAGGTAGCTCTTCCCACCACAGTCGGATCCTGAGGAGAACAAGGCGAGAGTGAGCGGGCGACGCAGGCTGGGCGAGCGGGCAGGACCCGGGGCACCATGGAGATGGCCAACCGTCCGATCCGATGGGAGGCGAGAGTGGGTgattggcggcggcggcgatgcatGCCAGGCGCagtcgacggcaaaggcaGTGGAGagtgtcggcgtcgggaTCATGGCTTGGTTGGGGATGCCATTGTGCGCCACGAGATGAGCAATGACCAGCGGAAGGAAGAGGCCAGGATCGGCGCCGACGTGTAATGGCGGGAGGGAAACTCGAAGGATGGCTGGGTCATTATGCCAAGATAGCACTGACCTTGTCTATTCCTTCGCTCGTCGCTCACTGGGTTGTGCCGTCTGTCGATTTTGGGGTCCGGGGTGGCCTCGTCACAGAcccatgtcgtcgtcgctgggcgcgtcgtcgtcgtcatcccgtCCTccaccctcctcctcctcctcgcgacGTGCGGCCTCGGCGCTCGCTCCAATCTTGCgcacgccctcgacgacgccggtgacgaAGCCCCTGCTCTCGGCCAGCTccatggcgccgacgcctcgcAGGCtcatgacgccgtcgacgcccgtctCGAGCTGCTGGGTGCTCGCCCGCATCTTGGCGGCGCGGACCTCTTGCAGGTCGCGCAGGAGCGAGCGGACGTCCGAGGCGGAGGGgacatcgtcggcggcgtgggcgagcagcatctcggcgagctcgaacCAATGGTAGGGCAGGGCACCAGCGGGCGCGTCGGAGGTGCAGGAGGGCAGAAAGGGTGGCGACAGGACGACCTCTGGGTCGGGGCCGGCACCGTACCGGCTCGCGTTccccttgccgtcggcgcggacgggcgggggcggcggaggagccCACCCCCTCGTGTCGACGTTGGTCTCGTGGTGGATGACTTCCCGCAGCGAGTCCGGGTGGAGCCAGGGTGGCGGGACGATGCTGGCGCGGCGCTGCTTCTTGAGCAAGATGGCGAGCCAGAGAGGCAGGTTGCTCCGGTGCGGCGGTCGGAGCGTGGGCGTGGTGCCCTGCCGGGACGGATCATGTTTGCGTCAGCCGAGGCGCCACGGCGAGGGAGGTGAGGACGGAACATtgggcagcagcagcacagGCGTGGGAGCGGCCAGCATGGGGAATGGGCCGGGGCGAGCCTCACGGCACGGGGCACGGGGCAAGGTGCAagggggacggggacgggggaCGGGGGATGGGGGACGGGGGacgggaggggaggagatgGGCTCACGGCGAGAAGGTCGATGCTCTCGAGGCGCTGACGAGGAAGGACGGTGACGAGCTCCATGTCGCAGAGGAAGGCGACCTCTGAAGGAACGAGGCCCGGCGGAAGAGGCAGCGCCATGGCGAGAGCCGCGCTGGGTCTCGGCGGGTAACAAAAGTTCTCAACCGGCGCGGAGcggagggaggcgaggctaggcgaggcgagacggGATGAGGTGAGGTTGAGGGGGGCAAAGTGAAGCTATACTGCACAAGGTACCATGTACACAAAGTCCCAACGCGTGATGGCACGCACACTCCTTATTCGCGAACGTCGAGAAAGGGCCATGGTTGGTTGGTCAGCGACTTGGCGGAGAGCAAAAACTGTGTGAGCGAACAGCTgacccaccacccaccatCCGCTACAGGTACTCAGCACAGGAGAGCtcacaagtaagtaagtacttacaagtacaagtacaagcacaagtaacTATcattaatacttacttacagtactccgtacttgtatctACTTCAGCACAAGTAAGCCAATACTCGTGGTGGCTTGTATTGAACATGGTACACCTCTGTAGAGCTCGCGAGCACTTGCGAGTATTACGAGGAATACGCTGGATTTTAGGTAATAATGCATGCAGTTGGGTGGATGCTGCGCTCGAGTTGGAAACTTGCCGAAGGCCCTTTTGAGATATGGAGACTTGGGGAGAGGAAATGTTTCTATAATTACATTCCGATGTTATCACGAGTACCGGAATTACCTACATATACCTAGTTCATGCCCATGTAACGGGACTGTATGGaggtatggagtacatgtactgtagatggaTGCATCCGTGCTGATGCCATTAGTGCAAGTTAGTATTCGGCGACTCCCGGCGACCAACTGACCGCTCACTGTAAGTGCTGTATGTAGCCTTTCCGCAATGGACCTTGGCGACGTCGTATGCGCACACGGTTCGAACCTTTGCTCCTTGACCCGGATCTCGGGCTCGTTGGCAGCTGCCCCCAAAACAATACCCTAAAAACCGGGGTCACACGTAGGTACTTTTTCGTGCGGGGAGTTCCATTTACGTACGCCGACTTGCACGTACATCTACTTACATGAGCTCCGTGCGGATTACTACCGTCCCgggactccgtactacaaCCAgccaagtacacgtacaggcacacctgcatgtgttccgtacggagtactggatTCGTCGGTTCATGTTTCAATGGAAATGCCGAGTAGGTATTTCGAATAATACCCCAGTACCTAGACTTGCTGTCCACTGCTCCCGAGTACgaactgcacatgtacatacacGTCACGTACGAGTATAAGCCCGTGGACGGCGTAGATGCACAGAGTCTTAAGTAATTacacgagtacttacttacatggaCGGGCTcggtaggtactccgtactacatgtacagtacggagtagtgcgTACGGGGTACAATGAAGAATagagtaataatacggagACTAAATCAGCTCCGCCAAGCCGCGTTTTCCGTCTCAAGTACGGCGAATGAATACTTGTATTACATGGTAAAATTACTCGCTGGAGTAGCGCGTCCACTCATAGTAAgagcgagtacggagcacacttCTGTTTATGTACTTGGGCAGTTGTAAAGAATAAAAGGCAAAGGTTGCTATACGATACCTCACGCCACTATAGTATACGATATCTACATGTGGTTGGTGCATTACTGCGTCTGGACGGCAAGGGTAGCTGGAACCGACCGACCTAgtgcctgcaagtacgattgcggtgtacttgtagatgGAGAGACGTCAGCAGGGAAGATTGGGCGCCTGCCGAAGCGCAAAGGCGCCATACCACGACTTGTGCAGTGCTGTcggatacatgt of the Drechmeria coniospora strain ARSEF 6962 chromosome 01, whole genome shotgun sequence genome contains:
- a CDS encoding putative DNA replication complex GINS protein PSF2, with translation MALSRRSRIRSLHFAPLNLTSSRLASPSLASLRSAPVENFCYPPRPSAALAMALPLPPGLVPSEVAFLCDMELVTVLPRQRLESIDLLAGTTPTLRPPHRSNLPLWLAILLKKQRRASIVPPPWLHPDSLREVIHHETNVDTRGWAPPPPPPVRADGKGNASRYGAGPDPEVVLSPPFLPSCTSDAPAGALPYHWFELAEMLLAHAADDVPSASDVRSLLRDLQEVRAAKMRASTQQLETGVDGVMSLRGVGAMELAESRGFVTGVVEGVRKIGASAEAARREEEEEGGGRDDDDDAPSDDDMGL